The Thermus hydrothermalis genomic interval GGTTTTCCCGGGTGGAAACCCGTTCCAGGGCCTCTTGGGAAAGCTCCAAAACCGTGGCGCTTCCCGCCAGGAGGCGGTCTTCGGCCGTCGCCCTGGGGCCGAGGACGAGGGTTTCCAGGGTGAGGCCCGCTTTTAGGGCTCTTTCCACCTCCCGCCTTCCCTCCACCAGGAAAAGCCCGGTCCTTTCCCGCTCCTTCCGTTCCTTGAGGGCGGAAAGGGCCTTCACCTTGGGGTTAGCGGGGCTTTGGATCCGCAAGGCGCACCTCAAAGCGGGCCACCTTGGGCCCTTGGAGTTCCAGGACCACCTCCTCCACCTCCGGGAACTCCTCGAGGAGCCGGGAGAGGCGGAGGAGGATCTCCTGGTAGGGCCTGGGGTCTTCCCGGCCCTCGAGGGGCTTTAGGAGCTCCTGGGCGTCCTTGGCGGTGAGGGGGGAAAGGCGCTGGCCCAAGGCCTGCTCCCCCAAGGGGGTGGGGAGGAGGAGGGTGAGCACGGGGCCGAAGAGGGGGTGGGGCTCGGCCTTGAGGCGGAGGGTAAGCCCATTTTCCTTGCCCAAGGGGAGGCCGAAGGCCCTAAGAAGCGCTTCCGCCTCCTCCCGGCTTAGGCGCTTCTTCCCCTCCAGAAGCCGCCTCGCCTCCTCGAGACGCAGGTCCGGGAAGTCGGGGAAGAGGAGGGGCTCTTCCCGGAAGCGCTTGTAGGCCCAGGCCCGGGCCAGGGCGATGGCCGCCGACTCGGGGAAGCGGTAGAGGGCTACCCGTCCCAACACCCGGGCCCGCACCCCCGCGGAGCCCATGGCACAGGCTAGGAGGAGCTTCTCCCCTTCCGCCTCCCCTAGGAGGTTTAGGAACTCCTCCTCGGAGGCGTACCCCATGGGCACGAAGAGGAGAAAGACGCTTCCCGCATCGCTTTCTAGGGCCTCCTTGAGCGCCCGGGCGTAGTCCTCCGCCTTGGCGGTGGAGCCCAGGTCCACGTGCTCCACCTCGAGGCCCCCTTCCCGCAGGGCCTCCAGGGCCAGGTTGGAGGGGCCGGAGGCGTTGGAGATGAGGCGTACCCGGCCGTTTTCCGGTAGGCGCCCCAAGGAGAGGAGGGCGGCCACGTCAAAGGCCTCCTCCAGGTCGTTGGCCCGCACCACCCCCGCCTGGGCGAAAAGGGCCCGCACCAGGGGATCCCGGGAGGGGTGGACGGCCAGGATGGGCTTCTTCTTGCCGATCCTGCGGGCCAGGCGGGAGAAGCGCCGGGGGTTGCCGAAGCTTTCCAGGTAAAGGAGGATGACCCGGGTGCGCTCGTCCTCCTCCCAGAACTGCAGGAGGTCGTTGGAGGAGATATCCGCCTTGGCCCCCAAGGAGGCAAAGGAGGCGATGCCGAGGCCCATCCCCTCGGCGTAGGCCATCACCGCCCGCCCCAGGGTGCCCGACTGGCTGGAGAGGGCCAAAGGCCCCGCCTTGGGCAAAGGGGCTAGGCCTGCGGCCAGGCGCACCTCGGGGTGGGTGTGCACGAGGCCCAAGGACCCAGGCCCCAAAAGGCGCATGCCGTAGCGGCGGGCCTTGTCCGCCAGGGCCTTGGCCTCTTCCGGGGCGAAGCCCGTGGTGAGGACGATGGCCCCCCTAACCCCCCGGCGGCCGCAGGCCTCCAGGGCGCCTGGGACGCGTTCCTTGGGCACGGCGATCACCGCCAGGTCCACGGGGCCGGGGATGCTCTCCACGCTGGGGTAGGCGAGGAGGGGGCCCACGGTGCCCCCCTCCTTGCCTATGGCCTCGTTCACGGGGTAGACGGGCCCCTGGAAGCGGCCAAAGATGAGGTTTTCCAGAACCCGGTAGCCGATGCTGTCCGGGTCCCGGCTCGCCCCCACCACCGCCACCCCCCGGGGAAAGAAGAAGGGGTGGAGGCTGGCGATGGTGGAAACCTTTTCCCGCCACTCAAACCGCTCCGCCGCCCGTTCCTCCAAGAGGATGTCAAACTCCACCTCCACCTCCCCCCCCTCCCGGTGGGCCCGCACCTGGAAGCCGCTTTCCATGAAGACGCTTAGCATCTGCCGGTTTTCCGCCAGGGTGAAGGCCTGGAAGCGCCGCACCCCCCGCTTGGCGGCGAGGAGGGCTAAGCGCTCCAAAAGGAGGGTGCCGAGGCCCTTGCCCTGATAGGCGTCGTCCACCAGGAAGGCTACCTCGGCGGTGTCCTCCCCCTTGGCCCGCACGTACTCCCCGGTGGCCACGATCCTCGGGGGCTCCCCGGCCAGGACGATGAGGGTCACCTTCTCCTCCTCGGGCTTGGCGGAAAGGAGGAGTTCCGCCGCCTTCTCCGGGGAGATGGGGGAGAAGAAGCGCATGCGCAGGGATTCCGGGGAAAGCCGCCTGAGGAACGCCACGAAGAGGGGGAGGTCCTTGGGGGTGGCCCGGCGCAGGAGGGCGGTGCGCCCGTCCTTGAGGAGGACGGGGCCCTCCTCGAGGCCGTACTGGGGCGTGGGCGGGGGCACGTACCCCATGCCCTTAGCCTACCCCAGCCGGACTGGGGGTAGC includes:
- a CDS encoding GNAT family N-acetyltransferase; its protein translation is MGYVPPPTPQYGLEEGPVLLKDGRTALLRRATPKDLPLFVAFLRRLSPESLRMRFFSPISPEKAAELLLSAKPEEEKVTLIVLAGEPPRIVATGEYVRAKGEDTAEVAFLVDDAYQGKGLGTLLLERLALLAAKRGVRRFQAFTLAENRQMLSVFMESGFQVRAHREGGEVEVEFDILLEERAAERFEWREKVSTIASLHPFFFPRGVAVVGASRDPDSIGYRVLENLIFGRFQGPVYPVNEAIGKEGGTVGPLLAYPSVESIPGPVDLAVIAVPKERVPGALEACGRRGVRGAIVLTTGFAPEEAKALADKARRYGMRLLGPGSLGLVHTHPEVRLAAGLAPLPKAGPLALSSQSGTLGRAVMAYAEGMGLGIASFASLGAKADISSNDLLQFWEEDERTRVILLYLESFGNPRRFSRLARRIGKKKPILAVHPSRDPLVRALFAQAGVVRANDLEEAFDVAALLSLGRLPENGRVRLISNASGPSNLALEALREGGLEVEHVDLGSTAKAEDYARALKEALESDAGSVFLLFVPMGYASEEEFLNLLGEAEGEKLLLACAMGSAGVRARVLGRVALYRFPESAAIALARAWAYKRFREEPLLFPDFPDLRLEEARRLLEGKKRLSREEAEALLRAFGLPLGKENGLTLRLKAEPHPLFGPVLTLLLPTPLGEQALGQRLSPLTAKDAQELLKPLEGREDPRPYQEILLRLSRLLEEFPEVEEVVLELQGPKVARFEVRLADPKPR